One stretch of Chryseobacterium indologenes DNA includes these proteins:
- a CDS encoding zinc ribbon domain-containing protein YjdM translates to MSDTVLCPKCSSEFTYPSDNMMVCSQCFYEWNPEEAASEAANEGKILDSNGNELQDGDSVVVVKDLPVKGAPKPVKAGTKVKNIRLRPGSDHNIDCKIDGFGAMALKSEFVKKA, encoded by the coding sequence ATGAGTGATACAGTACTTTGTCCGAAATGCAGCTCCGAGTTTACCTATCCGAGCGATAACATGATGGTCTGTTCTCAGTGTTTCTACGAATGGAATCCTGAAGAAGCCGCTTCTGAAGCCGCAAACGAAGGGAAGATATTGGATTCTAATGGAAATGAACTTCAGGATGGAGATTCTGTAGTAGTAGTAAAGGACCTTCCTGTAAAAGGAGCACCCAAACCAGTAAAAGCTGGAACTAAAGTTAAAAATATCCGTCTGAGACCAGGAAGTGATCACAATATCGACTGTAAAATTGATGGATTCGGAGCAATGGCATTAAAGTCAGAATTTGTAAAGAAAGCATAA
- the pheS gene encoding phenylalanine--tRNA ligase subunit alpha: MIEKIEELLIEVNGFNATSKEDIESFRIKYNGKKGVLNDFFEKFKEVPNDQKKEFGQKINTLKQAVAVKLEDLKNASASSVVLEKEDLTRPAFPLELGSRHPINLVKNRIIEIFKSIGFAVADGPEIEDDWHNFTALNLPEYHPARDMQDTFFIEQNPDILLRTHTSSVQTRYMEENQPPIRILSPGRVFRNEAISSRSHCIFHQIEGLYIDENVSFADLKQTIQFFTTELFGKSKIRMRPSYFPFTEPSAEIDVYWGLNSETDYRITKGTGWLEIMGCGMVDPAVLKNVNIDAEKYSGYAFGMGIERITMLLYQMSDIRMFFENDIRTLEQFKTL; encoded by the coding sequence ATGATAGAAAAGATAGAAGAACTACTGATCGAAGTAAACGGCTTCAATGCTACCTCTAAGGAAGATATAGAAAGCTTCCGAATCAAGTACAACGGTAAAAAAGGGGTTCTGAATGATTTTTTTGAAAAATTTAAAGAAGTTCCTAACGACCAGAAGAAAGAATTCGGACAAAAGATCAATACTTTAAAACAAGCAGTTGCTGTGAAACTGGAGGATTTGAAAAATGCTTCCGCATCTTCTGTTGTATTAGAAAAAGAAGATCTTACGAGACCTGCTTTTCCATTGGAATTGGGCTCCAGACATCCGATCAATCTGGTTAAAAACAGAATCATTGAAATCTTCAAGTCAATTGGATTTGCTGTGGCAGATGGTCCTGAAATTGAAGATGACTGGCATAATTTCACCGCGTTGAACCTTCCGGAATATCACCCGGCAAGAGACATGCAGGATACTTTCTTTATTGAGCAGAATCCGGATATTCTTTTGAGAACGCATACTTCTTCTGTACAGACCCGTTATATGGAAGAAAATCAACCGCCTATCAGAATTTTATCTCCGGGAAGAGTATTCAGAAATGAAGCTATTTCTTCACGTTCTCACTGTATCTTCCACCAGATTGAAGGATTGTATATTGATGAGAATGTAAGCTTTGCAGATTTAAAACAAACGATTCAGTTCTTTACTACTGAACTTTTCGGAAAATCTAAGATCAGAATGAGACCTTCTTATTTCCCGTTCACTGAGCCAAGTGCTGAGATTGATGTATATTGGGGATTAAACTCTGAAACTGACTATAGAATCACAAAAGGAACAGGTTGGTTAGAAATCATGGGTTGTGGGATGGTAGATCCTGCCGTATTGAAGAATGTAAATATTGATGCTGAGAAATATTCAGGATATGCATTCGGAATGGGGATTGAAAGAATTACCATGCTTCTTTACCAAATGAGCGACATCAGAATGTTCTTTGAAAATGATATAAGAACCTTGGAGCAATTCAAGACATTATAA
- a CDS encoding NAD(P)/FAD-dependent oxidoreductase, translated as MITTDILIIGAGPTGLFAVFEAGLLKMKCHIIDALPQPGGQLAELYPKKPIFDIPGYPSVNAGELVDNLMEQIKQFQPGFTLGETAVSYTKVDDEWFEVVTNKGTVHRCKAIAIAGGLGTFEPRKPTFENVADYEEKGLEYFVKEPEHFRNKKVVIAGGGDSALDWSIFLSNVASEVTLIHRRNEFRGALDSVEKVQDLKNEGKIKLITPAEVTGIRGDGKVEAITVQKDGEDAFEIETDYFIPLFGLTPKLGEIGNWGLNIEKNAIVVNNALDYQTNIDGIYAIGDINTYPGKLKLILCGFHEATLMCQSVYNRLNPGKKFVLKYTTVSGVDGFDGSRKEAEKAVVKKID; from the coding sequence ATGATAACCACTGATATATTGATCATAGGGGCAGGGCCTACAGGGCTTTTTGCCGTTTTTGAAGCAGGTCTTTTAAAAATGAAGTGCCATATTATTGACGCACTTCCACAACCGGGAGGGCAATTGGCTGAACTTTATCCGAAGAAACCTATTTTTGATATTCCGGGGTATCCTTCAGTGAATGCTGGAGAATTAGTGGATAATTTGATGGAGCAGATCAAGCAGTTCCAACCTGGATTCACTTTAGGTGAAACCGCTGTTTCTTACACAAAGGTTGACGATGAGTGGTTTGAAGTGGTTACTAATAAAGGAACGGTTCACAGATGTAAAGCAATTGCTATTGCAGGTGGGCTGGGAACTTTTGAACCTAGAAAACCTACTTTCGAAAATGTAGCGGATTATGAAGAGAAAGGGTTGGAATATTTTGTGAAAGAACCTGAACATTTCAGAAATAAAAAAGTAGTGATTGCCGGAGGTGGTGATTCTGCCCTTGACTGGAGTATTTTCCTTTCTAATGTTGCAAGTGAAGTTACTTTGATCCACAGAAGAAATGAGTTCAGAGGAGCTTTGGATTCTGTAGAGAAAGTTCAGGATCTGAAAAACGAAGGGAAAATTAAATTAATTACTCCTGCTGAAGTTACCGGGATCAGAGGTGACGGAAAAGTAGAAGCTATCACTGTACAGAAAGATGGTGAAGATGCTTTTGAAATTGAAACTGACTATTTCATCCCATTATTCGGATTAACTCCAAAATTGGGTGAGATCGGAAACTGGGGATTAAATATTGAGAAGAATGCGATTGTGGTAAACAACGCGCTGGATTATCAGACGAACATTGATGGTATTTATGCCATCGGTGATATCAACACTTATCCTGGTAAATTAAAGCTGATCCTTTGTGGTTTCCACGAGGCTACTTTAATGTGTCAGAGTGTTTATAACAGACTGAATCCAGGTAAAAAATTCGTGTTAAAATATACAACCGTAAGTGGAGTAGACGGATTTGACGGAAGCCGTAAGGAAGCAGAGAAGGCTGTTGTGAAAAAAATTGACTAA
- a CDS encoding sulfate/molybdate ABC transporter ATP-binding protein — translation MLLEINNLFFSHTKEKPLFQNLNLRFEANKIIALAGESGCGKSTLLNLVYGLLDWESGDIFFNGIRLLGPKGNLVPGEADMKFVAQNFDLMPYATVAENVGKFISNINLSKKRETVMELLEVVGLQEFADVLPKYLSGGQQQRVAIARALSVLPKLLILDEPFSNLDFPRKIELRERLFRYVKEHQISLVISTHELQDIMPWLDQIIILQNGRLIQNDSPEETYKNPYNSYVAKLFGEVNIFSESEASDFGLSKFFYYPKGIQISENGIEAEVLESRFAGNYYWNKIKARNKELVVYTDEKLHDSVNISFL, via the coding sequence ATGCTTTTAGAAATAAACAACTTATTCTTCTCTCATACTAAAGAAAAACCGCTGTTTCAGAACCTTAATTTAAGATTTGAAGCCAATAAGATCATTGCTCTGGCGGGAGAAAGCGGATGCGGAAAATCGACTCTTTTAAACCTGGTATACGGGCTTCTTGATTGGGAAAGCGGAGATATTTTTTTTAATGGAATCAGGCTATTGGGTCCTAAAGGAAACCTTGTTCCCGGAGAAGCTGACATGAAGTTTGTGGCCCAGAATTTTGATCTTATGCCTTATGCTACTGTTGCTGAAAATGTCGGTAAGTTTATTTCGAATATCAATTTATCAAAGAAAAGAGAAACCGTCATGGAACTTCTTGAAGTAGTAGGACTTCAGGAGTTTGCCGATGTACTTCCTAAATATTTAAGTGGTGGGCAGCAACAAAGAGTAGCAATCGCAAGAGCGCTTTCCGTTTTACCTAAGCTTCTTATTCTTGATGAACCTTTCAGTAATCTTGATTTTCCAAGAAAAATTGAGCTTAGAGAAAGACTTTTCCGATATGTAAAGGAACATCAGATCTCTCTGGTTATTTCTACTCACGAGCTTCAGGATATCATGCCTTGGCTGGATCAGATTATTATCCTGCAGAATGGAAGACTCATTCAGAATGACAGTCCGGAAGAAACCTACAAAAATCCTTATAATTCTTATGTGGCCAAATTATTTGGCGAAGTGAATATCTTCAGTGAATCTGAAGCTTCAGATTTCGGGCTTTCCAAATTTTTCTATTATCCCAAGGGAATACAGATTTCCGAGAACGGTATTGAAGCCGAAGTTTTGGAAAGCAGATTTGCTGGAAATTATTATTGGAATAAGATAAAAGCAAGAAATAAGGAACTGGTGGTTTATACTGATGAAAAACTACATGACTCTGTGAATATTTCATTTTTGTAA
- a CDS encoding RsmB/NOP family class I SAM-dependent RNA methyltransferase, giving the protein MELIHRNLAIGIHDALQETFFEKNKYADKVIERLLKANKKWGSQDRAVVSEIFYNIIRWKKRLEYYMGEGVKPNNIYKLIIAYLLWSKTNYKKFEEFDGIKIADILTKLKKNTVPTKAIEHSIPDWLAETLEKELGANWEREMIALNEQAPTVLRTNSLKTTTKELISDLSDEGVVSYPIKNYPDAVQLEEKKNVFLTTAFKEGLFEVQDASSQKIGYFLDVKEGQRVVDACAGAGGKTLHLAALMKNKGQIVALDIFEWKLAELKRRAKRAGAHNIETRMISDNKVIKRLHDKADRLLIDAPCSGLGVLKRNPDSKWKIDQDFIDRIKKEQQQILQDYSKMLKKGGKMVYATCSILPSENNLQVEEFLKNNPGFKMIKDEKVMPSEGYDGFYMALIERVS; this is encoded by the coding sequence ATGGAACTTATTCACAGAAACTTGGCTATCGGGATTCACGATGCCTTACAGGAAACATTTTTTGAAAAAAACAAGTATGCCGATAAAGTTATTGAAAGACTTTTAAAAGCAAACAAAAAATGGGGAAGCCAGGACAGAGCCGTTGTTTCTGAGATTTTCTACAATATTATCCGTTGGAAAAAACGCCTTGAATATTATATGGGCGAAGGGGTAAAACCTAACAACATCTATAAACTTATCATTGCTTATCTTCTTTGGAGCAAGACCAATTATAAAAAATTTGAAGAATTTGACGGAATCAAAATTGCGGACATTCTTACCAAACTTAAAAAGAATACTGTTCCTACAAAAGCAATTGAACATTCTATTCCGGATTGGTTAGCAGAAACTTTGGAAAAAGAATTGGGTGCAAACTGGGAAAGAGAAATGATTGCGTTGAATGAACAGGCTCCTACTGTTTTAAGGACAAATTCATTAAAAACGACCACAAAGGAACTTATCTCTGACCTTTCAGACGAAGGGGTTGTATCCTACCCTATCAAAAATTATCCTGATGCTGTTCAGCTGGAAGAGAAAAAGAATGTTTTCCTTACAACAGCGTTTAAAGAAGGATTATTTGAAGTTCAGGATGCTTCTTCTCAGAAAATCGGGTATTTTCTTGATGTAAAGGAAGGACAAAGGGTTGTGGATGCATGTGCGGGCGCAGGAGGAAAAACCCTTCATCTTGCAGCATTAATGAAGAATAAAGGTCAGATTGTAGCTTTAGATATTTTTGAATGGAAACTGGCGGAATTAAAGCGTCGTGCAAAAAGAGCGGGAGCACATAATATTGAAACCCGTATGATCTCTGATAACAAGGTGATCAAACGTCTTCATGACAAAGCAGATCGATTATTGATTGACGCTCCATGTTCTGGTCTTGGGGTTTTGAAAAGAAATCCAGACAGTAAATGGAAAATTGACCAGGACTTTATTGACAGAATCAAAAAAGAACAACAACAAATCCTTCAGGATTATTCTAAAATGCTTAAGAAAGGAGGAAAAATGGTGTATGCAACATGTTCTATTCTGCCATCTGAAAATAACCTACAGGTAGAAGAATTCCTTAAAAATAATCCAGGATTCAAAATGATTAAGGATGAAAAGGTAATGCCTAGTGAAGGATACGATGGATTCTATATGGCTTTAATTGAAAGAGTTTCTTAA
- the asnB gene encoding asparagine synthase B yields MCGIVCLFDAKQKTEILRPQVLEMSKKIRHRGPDWSGVFQDEKVVFSHERLAIVDPTSGKQPLFTKDGKIVLAVNGEIYNHRELKEEFPDYEFQTQSDCEVILALYRKYGKDFVEKLNGIFAFALYDTENNTYLIARDHMGICPLYQGWDKNGNYYVASELKALEGICKKIETFLPGHLVYSKDGSELQQWYTREWESFDHVKENETDISKLRKGLEDAVHRQLMSDVPYGVLLSGGLDSSVISAITAKFARQRIESGDTQEAWYPRLHSFAVGLVGSPDLAAAQKAAEHIGSVHHEVNFTVQEGLDAVRDVIYHLETYDVTTIRASTPMYLLARVIKSMGIKMVLSGEGSDELFGGYLYFHKAPNAKEFHDETVRKLGKLHLYDCLRANKALMSWGIEGRVPFLDKEFMDIAMTLNPQDKMISVAEGKIEKWVLRKAFEDILPASIAWRQKEQFSDGVGYSWIDTLKEVAEKEVTDEMMANARFRFPLNTPQNKEEYRYRTIFEEHFPSETAAATVPSVPSVACSTPIALEWDEAFKKMNDPSGRAVKVHETSY; encoded by the coding sequence ATGTGTGGAATTGTATGTTTATTCGATGCCAAGCAAAAAACTGAGATATTAAGGCCTCAGGTTTTGGAAATGTCAAAAAAAATCCGTCACAGAGGACCTGATTGGAGTGGGGTTTTTCAGGATGAAAAAGTAGTTTTCTCTCATGAAAGACTTGCCATTGTAGATCCAACATCCGGAAAACAACCTTTATTTACTAAAGACGGGAAAATTGTATTAGCTGTAAACGGTGAAATCTACAACCATAGAGAATTAAAAGAAGAATTTCCTGATTACGAGTTCCAGACTCAATCCGATTGTGAAGTTATTCTGGCTCTTTACAGAAAATATGGAAAAGACTTTGTGGAAAAACTGAATGGTATTTTCGCATTTGCATTATATGATACTGAAAACAATACTTACCTAATTGCACGTGACCACATGGGAATCTGCCCGCTTTATCAGGGATGGGATAAGAACGGAAACTATTATGTTGCTTCTGAATTAAAAGCTTTGGAAGGTATATGTAAAAAAATTGAAACCTTCTTACCAGGACACTTGGTATACAGCAAAGATGGCAGTGAACTTCAACAATGGTACACCAGAGAATGGGAAAGCTTTGACCATGTAAAAGAGAATGAAACAGACATTTCCAAATTGAGAAAAGGTCTTGAAGATGCTGTTCACAGACAATTGATGAGTGATGTTCCTTATGGCGTATTGCTTTCAGGCGGCTTAGATTCTTCTGTAATCTCTGCCATTACAGCCAAGTTTGCAAGACAAAGAATTGAAAGTGGAGACACTCAGGAAGCATGGTATCCAAGACTTCACAGTTTTGCGGTAGGACTTGTAGGATCTCCTGATTTAGCTGCAGCACAAAAAGCAGCAGAACATATCGGATCTGTTCACCATGAGGTTAACTTTACCGTTCAGGAAGGACTAGATGCGGTACGTGATGTAATTTATCATCTGGAAACTTATGATGTAACAACCATCAGAGCTTCTACCCCAATGTATCTTTTAGCAAGGGTTATCAAATCAATGGGTATTAAAATGGTATTATCAGGAGAAGGTTCAGACGAATTGTTCGGTGGGTATCTTTACTTCCATAAAGCTCCTAACGCTAAAGAATTCCATGATGAAACGGTAAGAAAACTTGGAAAACTTCACTTATATGACTGCCTGAGAGCTAACAAAGCTTTAATGAGCTGGGGAATAGAAGGAAGAGTACCTTTCCTTGACAAGGAATTTATGGATATTGCCATGACTCTTAACCCACAAGATAAAATGATTAGTGTAGCCGAAGGGAAAATTGAAAAGTGGGTATTAAGAAAAGCTTTTGAAGACATTCTTCCTGCATCCATTGCATGGAGACAAAAAGAACAGTTCTCTGACGGTGTGGGATATTCATGGATTGATACTCTAAAAGAAGTGGCTGAAAAGGAGGTTACGGATGAGATGATGGCCAACGCAAGATTCAGATTCCCTTTAAACACTCCCCAGAACAAGGAAGAATACAGATACAGAACGATCTTTGAAGAGCATTTTCCAAGCGAAACTGCTGCTGCAACAGTTCCTTCAGTTCCATCTGTAGCCTGCTCAACTCCTATTGCTCTGGAATGGGACGAAGCTTTCAAAAAAATGAATGATCCAAGCGGAAGAGCAGTGAAGGTGCATGAGACTTCGTATTAA
- a CDS encoding YceI family protein — protein sequence MRKKLFSLAIPALFVAAVMVSCKKDKPLTSESNEVTTTKDGNQYTLDTLNSKVEWKGYKVFKSENTSHFGTIKFESGDVTVKEGKLESGKFVADMNSLTSVDLKDSPEDMGKLNGHLKSGDFFEVEKFPTASYEITKVTPATEGDYNTLLDGNLTIKGITKPVQFKANVSVKDGEVSVATEPKDIKREEFGVKFQAPAENGVIKDEVTLQINVKALEKK from the coding sequence ATGAGAAAAAAACTGTTTTCGTTAGCTATTCCTGCTTTATTCGTTGCTGCTGTAATGGTTTCTTGTAAAAAAGACAAACCGCTTACCAGTGAAAGTAATGAGGTGACTACAACCAAGGATGGTAACCAGTACACTTTGGATACGCTAAACAGTAAGGTTGAATGGAAAGGATATAAAGTATTCAAATCTGAGAATACAAGCCACTTCGGAACCATTAAGTTTGAAAGTGGAGATGTAACGGTGAAGGAAGGAAAACTGGAAAGCGGTAAATTTGTTGCTGATATGAATTCCCTGACCTCTGTAGACTTGAAAGACAGTCCGGAAGATATGGGTAAATTAAACGGTCACCTGAAGAGTGGCGATTTCTTTGAAGTAGAAAAATTTCCAACAGCTTCTTATGAAATTACAAAAGTTACTCCTGCCACAGAAGGTGATTATAATACTCTTTTGGACGGTAATTTAACCATTAAAGGAATTACGAAGCCTGTTCAGTTTAAAGCGAATGTTTCCGTAAAAGACGGAGAAGTAAGTGTAGCTACTGAGCCTAAAGATATCAAAAGAGAAGAGTTTGGCGTGAAGTTCCAGGCTCCTGCTGAAAACGGAGTGATTAAAGATGAGGTAACTCTTCAAATCAACGTTAAAGCCTTAGAAAAGAAATAA
- a CDS encoding ferredoxin, whose translation MSDINIKITDREGVTHDVIAPTDMSMNLMEIIRSYELAEEGTIGVCGGMAMCASCQVYVINDPGLEPMGAEEDAMLAEAFHVQDNSRLGCQLHIADAMEGLEVEIAPYP comes from the coding sequence ATGTCAGATATTAATATTAAAATCACCGACAGAGAAGGTGTAACCCACGATGTTATTGCTCCAACGGATATGTCCATGAACTTAATGGAGATCATCCGTTCTTATGAATTGGCTGAAGAAGGTACTATTGGTGTATGTGGCGGAATGGCAATGTGTGCTTCATGCCAGGTTTATGTAATCAATGATCCTGGACTGGAACCAATGGGAGCTGAAGAAGATGCAATGCTTGCTGAAGCTTTCCATGTGCAAGATAACAGCCGATTAGGTTGCCAATTGCATATTGCAGATGCCATGGAAGGGCTTGAAGTGGAAATTGCTCCTTATCCTTAG
- a CDS encoding DUF3108 domain-containing protein, whose protein sequence is MKKILNLFAVFMFFLGSAQIDNIADGESITLRIHYGFLNAGTANLTTKKTTYKGTPHLYVKGTGQTTGAVKAFFKVEDLYESFIDSASGLPSYYVRNVREGSYRQHFETAFNHDNNTLILTDKKTPANGSKVIKSVKGVQDMLSCFYYLRSKSPDELKVGTVINMNVWIDDEMFPFQLKVTGTENLKTKFGTINCLKIIPSVKSGRVFKEKEGVTMWVSNDANHLPMLLKAELAVGSLKASIDDYKNVKYPLKFTK, encoded by the coding sequence ATGAAGAAAATTTTAAATCTTTTTGCAGTATTTATGTTCTTTTTAGGCTCTGCCCAGATTGACAACATCGCAGACGGTGAATCCATCACGCTGAGAATCCACTATGGCTTCTTAAATGCCGGAACCGCCAACCTTACTACTAAAAAGACTACCTACAAAGGAACTCCTCATCTTTATGTAAAAGGTACCGGGCAAACTACAGGTGCAGTAAAGGCTTTCTTCAAAGTAGAAGACCTCTATGAAAGTTTTATTGATAGCGCAAGCGGATTGCCTAGCTACTATGTTCGAAACGTACGGGAAGGAAGCTATCGCCAGCACTTTGAAACCGCTTTTAATCACGATAACAATACTTTAATTTTAACGGATAAGAAAACACCTGCCAATGGCTCAAAAGTTATTAAGTCTGTAAAAGGGGTACAGGATATGCTTTCCTGTTTTTATTATCTGAGAAGCAAAAGCCCGGATGAATTAAAAGTAGGAACAGTGATCAATATGAATGTATGGATTGATGATGAAATGTTCCCTTTTCAGCTTAAAGTTACAGGAACTGAGAACTTAAAAACAAAATTCGGAACGATTAATTGTTTAAAAATTATTCCATCTGTAAAAAGCGGAAGAGTATTCAAAGAAAAAGAAGGAGTAACGATGTGGGTTTCCAATGATGCCAACCACTTACCTATGCTTTTGAAGGCAGAATTGGCAGTAGGGTCACTTAAAGCAAGTATTGACGATTATAAAAATGTAAAATATCCTTTAAAGTTTACCAAGTAA